A section of the bacterium genome encodes:
- a CDS encoding glycosyltransferase, translating to MQYQFSEHTRAPLVTVILSVFNDEDYIANAIHSILKQSHKNIELIIVNDCSTDNTKNIIDQIATKHRNIKTFHLDKNRGTYYCRNTGLNHAKGDYITFHDSDDISKFDRIELSLKKIGNASALVGHHIRVNLEGSPVFLPASPLALQRFSLITLFIKHDIIDKVGFFDTVKVGGDSEYLSRIKESKTDVKVINDVFYYARLHNKSLTKSKTLGVNAPNSKKKNILRTRYINNYKRFHGKHTQLKMAFNPILRSFPAPYLNISSLQSDYLKQVYKPLKEKNLNSIIQNCTVNLISDSILNSKVLLPPPVELLQHNDEKKRAHIVTSVYRKEFFQNCLNNFNRQKYKNKHLSIVDNCKEDTQDYFNSELKKAKIDNYSIIRVDTKNNLGLCLNQAIKKFSQSDDIIFKFDDDDYYSPLYVHEQIPYINQLDTLVGKACIFYYSHNSNTLFLRSIKKKPYNFTFHVSGCTLAFSYKKWLEVGQFSEGLTKGTDSDFIKKFLKLGIQPFSTSIFNCCAVRHKKSIHTWNVSEKQLFHSNQTALVSKNLAFNKLSYYTDIKNVYVKN from the coding sequence GTGCAGTATCAATTTTCAGAACATACACGAGCACCTTTGGTAACAGTTATATTAAGCGTATTTAATGACGAAGATTATATTGCCAATGCAATTCATTCTATCCTTAAACAAAGCCACAAAAACATAGAGTTAATTATTGTCAATGACTGCTCAACAGATAACACCAAGAACATAATTGATCAGATTGCTACAAAACATAGAAACATAAAAACTTTTCATTTAGATAAGAACAGAGGAACCTATTATTGTCGAAATACAGGTTTGAATCATGCCAAAGGTGATTACATTACTTTTCATGATTCTGATGATATTTCTAAATTTGATAGAATAGAACTTTCTTTAAAGAAAATAGGTAATGCATCTGCTTTGGTCGGTCATCATATAAGAGTAAACTTAGAAGGGTCGCCAGTTTTTTTACCTGCAAGTCCCCTTGCGCTTCAGCGGTTTAGTCTTATCACGCTTTTTATTAAGCATGACATAATAGATAAAGTAGGTTTTTTTGATACTGTAAAAGTCGGTGGAGATTCTGAATACCTATCAAGAATCAAAGAAAGCAAAACTGATGTTAAAGTAATTAATGATGTTTTTTACTACGCTCGTCTACACAACAAATCATTAACAAAAAGTAAAACCTTGGGTGTCAACGCCCCTAATAGTAAGAAAAAAAATATTCTTCGAACTCGCTATATTAATAACTATAAACGTTTTCATGGTAAACACACTCAGCTAAAAATGGCTTTTAATCCTATTCTACGATCTTTTCCAGCACCATACTTAAATATTTCTTCTTTGCAAAGTGATTATTTGAAACAAGTTTATAAGCCACTCAAAGAAAAAAATTTAAATTCAATTATTCAAAACTGTACTGTAAACCTAATCTCTGATTCAATTTTAAATTCAAAAGTCTTACTACCTCCCCCTGTTGAGCTCTTACAACATAATGATGAAAAAAAAAGAGCTCATATTGTAACCTCTGTGTATAGAAAAGAATTTTTTCAAAACTGCCTCAACAATTTCAATCGACAAAAATACAAAAACAAACACCTAAGTATTGTTGATAACTGTAAGGAAGATACACAAGACTATTTTAACTCTGAACTCAAAAAAGCAAAGATTGATAATTATTCAATTATACGGGTGGATACAAAAAATAACTTGGGTTTGTGTTTAAACCAAGCAATCAAAAAATTTTCACAAAGTGATGATATTATTTTTAAATTTGACGATGACGATTACTATTCTCCTTTATATGTTCACGAACAAATACCTTACATTAACCAACTTGATACACTTGTAGGTAAAGCTTGTATTTTTTATTATTCACATAACTCCAACACACTTTTTTTGCGCTCTATTAAAAAAAAGCCATACAATTTTACCTTTCACGTGTCAGGTTGTACTTTAGCATTCAGCTACAAAAAATGGCTTGAAGTTGGTCAGTTTTCAGAAGGTCTAACCAAAGGAACAGACTCTGACTTTATTAAAAAGTTCTTAAAACTTGGCATTCAACCTTTTTCGACCAGTATTTTCAACTGCTGCGCCGTACGCCATAAAAAATCTATACATACATGGAACGTCAGTGAAAAACAGCTATTTCACTCAAATCAGACTGCATTGGTTAGCAAAAATCTAGCTTTTAATAAGCTAAGCTATTATACAGATATTAAGAATGTATATGTTAAAAATTAG